GCGGGCGCCCGGCATCGCCGAGCGCCTGGAGCGGACGCAGTTCTGGACCGACCGGATGATCGGCAACGAGGCCGTGCTGCGCAACGGGGTGCGCAACATCATGAACCCCGGCTGGCACGCGGTCGGTTCGGCCCGCATGGGGCCGCCGTCGGACCGGATGTCCGTGGTCGACCAGCGCGGCCGGGTGCACGGCCTCGAAGGGCTGCGCGTGGTCGACGCCTCCGTCTTCCCCTCGGTGCCGAGCGTCCCCACCAACCTGACCACGCTGATGCTCGCCGAACGCATCGGTGACGACATCGTCGCCGCGTTCAAGGAAGGAGCACCGGCATGAGCCGCGCGACACCCCCGAAGACCCCGGTCCGGCTCTACTGTTTTCCGCACGCCGGCGCCAGTTCCCTGGTGTACCGGGGCTGGCGGGCACCCCAGGGCGTGCCCTTGGAGATCGTCGGCGTCGATCAGCCGGGACGCGGTCCCCGGGCCCGGGACGCCCGCGTCACCCATTACCCGGAGCTGGTCGCCGCCATGGCCGACCAGGTGGCGGCCGATCTGCGGGCGGCCCGCGCGGAGCGGCCCGGGCTGCGCTGGGCCTCCTTCGGCCACAGCTTCGGTGCGACGCTCAGTCTGTCGGTGGCCGCGACGGTCGCGCGGAGACTCGGCGAGCGCCCCGAGCGGTCCGTGCTCTCGGCGGCGCTGCCTCCCCGGCTCCAGCCCGAGACCGTCATCGGCGACCTCGACGACGAAGCGCTGCTGGCCAAGATGGTCGCCGACGGCGGCACCGCCTCCGCGCTGCTGTCCAACACCACGATGACGCGGCTCCTGGTCCGGATGATGCGGGAGGACGAGGAGATCCGCTGTCAGTTCGGCCGGGAGGCGTCCACGCTGCGCGTCGACCACCCGCTGGTCCTGCTCGCCGCACGGGACGACCTCCATGTGACACCCGCCCAGATGGCCGGCTGGGCGGAGCACAGCACCGCACCCAGTCACCGCGTCGAGATCCCCGGTGGCCACTTCGCGGCGGTACTCCAACCCGAGCGGGCTCTCGCTCTGGCAGTCGACGGCACGGCCCGGGCCCCCGAAGGGCGACCGGGCCGGGAAGGGGAATCGCTGACATGCGTGAGCGGCCCGAGGTGACCTCGCACTACGGTGCGGACCACGAGGACTTCCGGAAGATGGTCCGTACGTTCCTGGAACGCGAGGCCGTTCCTCACCACGACCGGTGGGAGAAGGAGGGGATCGTCGACCGCGAGCTGTGGCGGAAGGCCGGTGCCGCCGGGCTCCTCGGCATGGACGCGCCGACCGAGTACGGCGGCGGGGGCGAGCCCGACTTCCGGTACCCGGCCGTCTTCACGGAGGAACTCATCAGGGCACGGGTCACCGTGCCCGGCTTCGTCGCCCACAACGACGTCGTGGCTTCCTACCTCGCCGTCCGTACGACGCCGGAGCAGCGGCGGCGCTGGCTGCCCGGACTCTGCTCCGGCGAACTCGTCGCAGCCATCGCGATCAGCGAACCTGACGCCGGATCCAATGTGGCCGACATCCGCACCACCGCCGTCCGGGACGGGGACCACTACGTCCTGAACGGCCAGAAGGTCTTCATCACCAATGGCGAGAACGCCGACCTCGTCCTGGTGGCGGCGCGCACCGCACCGCAGCGCGGCGGACAGGGCCTGAGCCTGTTCGTCGTGGAGCGGGGAACCGCAGGCTTCGCCCGGGGGAACCGGCTGGAGAAGCTCGGCTGGAACGCCAGCGACACCTGCGAGCTGTTCTTCGACGGCTGCCGAGTTCCCGCCGACAACCTGGTCGGCAAGGAGCACGCCGGCATGGCCTACCTCATGACCGGGCTGCCGCGCGAACGGCTGAGCATTGCCACGGTCGCGGTCGCCGCCTGCGAACAGATGCTGGAGGACGCCCTGGCCTACGCGCGGCAACGCCACGCGTTCGGCCAGGCCATCGGGAGCTTCCAGCACAACCGGTTCCAGCTGGCGACGATGGACACCGAAGTCACCATCGCCCGGGTCTTCCTCGACCACTGCGTCACGCAGATCAACGCGGGCCGGCTGTCGGCCGCCGATGCGGCGAAGGCCAAATGGTGGACCACGGAACTCCAGGTGGAGATCTCCAATCGGGCGGTCCAACTGCACGGCGGCTACGGCTACCTGAAAGAGAGCCCGATCTCCCGGGAGTGGGCCAACAGCAGGGTCCAGACGATCTACGGCGG
The nucleotide sequence above comes from Streptomyces clavuligerus. Encoded proteins:
- a CDS encoding thioesterase II family protein, with the protein product MSRATPPKTPVRLYCFPHAGASSLVYRGWRAPQGVPLEIVGVDQPGRGPRARDARVTHYPELVAAMADQVAADLRAARAERPGLRWASFGHSFGATLSLSVAATVARRLGERPERSVLSAALPPRLQPETVIGDLDDEALLAKMVADGGTASALLSNTTMTRLLVRMMREDEEIRCQFGREASTLRVDHPLVLLAARDDLHVTPAQMAGWAEHSTAPSHRVEIPGGHFAAVLQPERALALAVDGTARAPEGRPGREGESLTCVSGPR
- a CDS encoding acyl-CoA dehydrogenase family protein codes for the protein MRERPEVTSHYGADHEDFRKMVRTFLEREAVPHHDRWEKEGIVDRELWRKAGAAGLLGMDAPTEYGGGGEPDFRYPAVFTEELIRARVTVPGFVAHNDVVASYLAVRTTPEQRRRWLPGLCSGELVAAIAISEPDAGSNVADIRTTAVRDGDHYVLNGQKVFITNGENADLVLVAARTAPQRGGQGLSLFVVERGTAGFARGNRLEKLGWNASDTCELFFDGCRVPADNLVGKEHAGMAYLMTGLPRERLSIATVAVAACEQMLEDALAYARQRHAFGQAIGSFQHNRFQLATMDTEVTIARVFLDHCVTQINAGRLSAADAAKAKWWTTELQVEISNRAVQLHGGYGYLKESPISREWANSRVQTIYGGTTEIMKEMIGRSLGL